The following are encoded together in the Mycosarcoma maydis chromosome 4, whole genome shotgun sequence genome:
- a CDS encoding uncharacterized protein (related to MLH1 - DNA mismatch repair protein), giving the protein MTDDTEQQQLSPEAESSRYRPIKRLDESVVNRIAAGEIIHRPANALKELIENSLDAGATLIRITLKEGGIKMLQIQDNGSGIQPGDLPLLCERFATSKLRDFGDLDNMATFGFRGEALASISYVTASMNVVSKTKHQHCAYRAYYANGRLAPPKPGQSADPKQCAGTDGTLITAEDLFYNVPQRRRALRSAADEYNRALDVVSKYAVHYGGRGVGFVCRKASTNSTDLNTPSSPTNSTLDTIRILHGNAVARELVELNDVSDDQLGFQCHGWISGANWSSKRTTLLCFINNRLVECPLLKRSIEALYATLLPKGGHPWVYLSITINPANVDVNVHPTKKEVHFLHQDEIVELICQAAQKRLAGANSSRTFAFSQAVLPVLAPDVGIMTSSAALASRVTDQAEKPPLQQATSSSSSKGGTSDSKTPANAFRKSEIAGPISSSKGYPQHLVRVDAKTRTLDVMLGTRSLAKKRALDPEHTETSMSDTLMAESAAEHASVSIPHQSAPIDSTITSGGTCSGGQSSSSSSSSSTFDSMVKHSRPSLNGRISDSDCALTSVRNLRAQIVKAQHRNLTEVVQNHTFVGVVDLHKGLSLIQHETRLLLVNHDVMIREFAYQLVLGQFGSLGRVRLDPAPKLEDLVRLGLEHTAGIPEDDFESIEAMTRKIVDLLLENAEMLEEYFSVCLEADKRTLIALPSLLPGSGAFGNAIDMDRLPQLLVRMATRVNWSDEQECFESFAHQLAWSCLPCAPPISVEASPTATAVGNGAQSREGEQSKQLQKESEDEQEAVKRRVQHLWFDSMRKCRGRYVASKAANQFVMQVANLPDLYRVFERC; this is encoded by the coding sequence ATGACCGACGACACCGAGCAACAACAGCTGTCTCCCGAGGCAGAATCTTCGCGCTACAGACCCATCAAACGTCTCGATGAAAGCGTCGTGAATCGCATTGCAGCTGGTGAGATCATCCATCGTCCCGCCAatgcgctcaaggagctcaTCGAAAACTCTCTCGATGCCGGTGCAACCCTCATACGTATCACACTCAAGGAGGGCGGAATCAAGATGCTTCAGATCCAAGACAATGGCTCTGGAATTCAACCTGGCGACCTGCCTCTGCTCTGCGAACGCTTTGCCACTTCCAAGCTCCGAGACTTTGGCGATCTTGACAACATGGCGACGTTCGGTTTCAGGGGAGAAGCGCTTGCCAGTATCAGCTACGTCACTGCATCCATGAACGTCGTCTCCAAAACCAAGCATCAGCACTGCGCCTATCGAGCCTACTACGCTAATGGCAGACTCGCACCTCCCAAACCAGGTCAGAGCGCCGATCCCAAGCAGTGTGCAGGCACAGACGGTACACTCATCACTGCCGAAGACCTCTTCTACAACGTTCCCCAGCGACGCAGAGCCTTGCGCAGTGCTGCCGACGAGTACAATCGAGCGCTCGATGTCGTGTCCAAGTACGCCGTCCACTACGGAGGCAGAGGCGTCGGCTTCGTCTGTCGAAAAGCTTCCACCAATTCCACAGACCTCAATACGCCTTCCTCTCCGACCAACTCTACCCTAGACACCATTCGCATCTTGCATGGCAACGCAGTCGCACGAGAACTCGTCGAACTCAACGACGTCTCGGACGACCAACTCGGCTTTCAATGTCATGGTTGGATCAGTGGCGCCAACTGGAGCAGCAAACGAACCACACTGCTATGCTTTATCAACAATCGTCTCGTCGAGTGCCCCTTGCTCAAGCGTTCCATCGAAGCACTCTATGCTACCCTCTTGCCCAAAGGCGGCCATCCTTGGGTCTATCTTTCCATCACGATCAACCctgccaacgtcgatgtCAACGTGCATCCCACCAAGAAGGAGGTGCATTTTCTGCACCAGGACGAGATTGTCGAACTCATTTGCCAAGCTGCCCAAAAAAGGCTTGCAGGCGCCAATTCGAGCAGGACGTTCGCCTTTTCGCAAGCCGTCTTGCCCGTACTTGCACCTGATGTAGGCATCATGACAAGCTCTGCAGCCCTAGCTTCTAGAGTGACTGACCAGGCAGAAAAGCCACCTCTCCAACAAGCTACaagtagcagcagcagtaaAGGCGGCACAAGCGACAGCAAAACCCCTGCCAATGCCTTTCGCAAATCGGAAATCGCAGGTCCCATTTCTTCCTCAAAAGGGTATCCTCAGCATCTGGTTCGCGTGGATGCCAAGACGAGGACTCTGGACGTCATGCTCGGCACCAGATCCcttgccaagaagcgcgcctTGGACCCTGAGCACACAGAGACTTCTATGTCGGACACATTGATGGCAgaatcagcagcagagcacgCGTCGGTGTCCATACCGCACCAAAGTGCACCAATAGACAGCACTATCACGTCTGGCGGCACGTGTAGTGGTGgccagagcagcagcagcagcagcagcagcagcacctttgATTCCATGGTCAAACACAGTCGTCCATCGTTGAATGGGCGTATCTCGGACTCAGACTGCGCTCTGACATCGGTAAGAAATTTACGAGCGCAGATCGTCAAGGCGCAACATCGCAATTTGACCGAGGTGGTGCAGAATCACACGTTTGTCGGCGTGGTCGATCTGCACAAAGGCTTGAGCCTGATTCAGCACGAAAcacggctgctgctcgtcaatcacgatgTCATGATTCGCGAATTCGCCTATCAACTCGTCCTTGGTCAATTTGGCAGTCTGGGCCGCGTTCGACTGGACCCTGCtcccaagctcgaggatctCGTTCGTTTGGGGCTTGAACATACGGCTGGCATCCCTGAAGACGACTTTGAAAGCATCGAGGCGATGACACGAAAGATTGTCgatttgctgctcgagaacgccgagatgctcgaagaaTACTTTTCGGTCTGCTTGGAGGCCGACAAGCGCACGCTCATCGCTTTGCCGAGTCTGCTCCCGGGGAGCGGTGCATTTGGCAATGCCATCGACATGGATCGTTTGCCGCAGCTGTTGGTGAGAATGGCGACGCGCGTAAATTGGTctgacgagcaagagtgTTTTGAATCATTTGCACACCAGCTTGCATGGAGCTGCCTCCCCTGCGCGCCGCCGATTTCTGTAGAAGCTTCGCCCACAGCGACAGCCGTTGGAAACGGCGCGCAAAGTCGAGAGGGGGAACAATCCAAACAGTTGCAGAAGgagagcgaagacgagcaagaagctgtGAAAAGAAGAGTGCAGCATCTATGGTTCGACAGCATGCGCAAGTGCAGAGGCAGATACGTGGCCAGCAAGGCAGCTAACCAGTTTGTCATGCAGGTGGCCAACCTGCCGGATCTGTATCGTGTGTTTGAACGGTGTTGA
- a CDS encoding uncharacterized protein (related to ALG11 - required for asparagine-linked glycosylation), translating to MERLLNLQTALSLGYVGSMIGGAYLCSLYMLPSNCSLKTRLIYLWLSFDCICHLALEGWFVYLSTQSRTVNSCSGLFAYVWQEYAAADARWGTADPTLVSMEWVTVLLAGPLAGYCAWLLRKHDATYHFWVVVLSTAELYGGWMTFAPEWLTGSRALATSDWLLLWVYLVLMNLVWVVVPAWLMVDSYAFVANSLSETKLVDCTLESVQPTPSKTKLEPSTKRVTGMRAISGSAYLLLVAALFVYIMPVGVSATSQQAYDPLGTTTLLPIPSKRTESMLTTLYGVLVPLLLPLGLLGFSFTVGAIQVADKALRKVRKTNRTRRRKLLASIGIDEKVEASSRTLIGFFHPYCNAGGGGERVLYEAVQLHLSLDAQCVVVIYTGDLDSASKTEILEKASSRFGITLDADRIIMVALTRRWMVQDSTWKRFTLLGQSYGSVWLALEALSSLIPDVYIDTMGYAFSYPVARLLARRMPIGAYVHYPIVSTDMLHRVACREAAHTNASVAHSRVRTMLKLYYYRLLARLYSWALKRADVIVANGSWTRAHLEQLTRRKVERVFPPCDTEEMAQFGVERTSRTVVSLAQFRPEKDHAMQLHILKSLLTSHPHWFTSSPAVKLILMGSSRNADDQQRIANLRSLSTSLGLDAHVEFVVNAPFSHILQTLSTASIGLSTMKDEHFGINVVEFMASALITLSHKSAGPWLDIACPSKNHQLPTTPVTRAQPAVGYHAESVDEFAAVLVNIFETQLVDPQQLTHMRSAARLRAQSVFSRHAFIHAWQQCLWSKLQLKLDSQQHHNMKLE from the coding sequence ATGGAGCGTCTACTCAACCTACAGACGGCACTCTCACTCGGCTATGTCGGCTCGATGATCGGTGGTGCCTATCTATGCTCGCTCTACATGCTGCCGTCCAACTGTTCGCTCAAAACGCGTCTCATCTATCTGTGGCTATCGTTCGACTGCATCTGCCACCTCGCGCTAGAGGGGTGGTTCGTCTACCTATCGACGCAATCGCGCACGGTGAATTCGTGCTCGGGCTTGTTCGCATACGTCTGGCAGGAGTACGCGGCAGCGGATGCAAGATGGGGAACCGCCGACCCGACGCTGGTCTCGATGGAATGGGTTAccgtgctgctggctgGGCCGTTGGCCGGCTACTGCGCATGGCTGTTGCGCAAGCACGATGCGACTTACCATTTCTGGGTGGTCGTGCTGAGCACGGCTGAACTGTACGGTGGATGGATGACGTTTGCTCCGGAATGGTTGACGGGCAGTCGCGCATTGGCGACCTCCGActggctgttgctgtggGTGTATCTGGTGTTGATGAATTTGGTTTGGGTGGTAGTGCCCGCGTGGTTGATGGTGGATAGCTATGCGTTTGTGGCCAacagcttgagcgagaCCAAGCTCGTGGATTGCACACTTGAATCAGTACAACCAACACCAAGTAAGACCAAGCTGGAGCCAAGCACGAAACGTGTCACTGGGATGCGCGCCATATCTGGCTCGGCGTACCTGTTGCTCGTCGCAGCACTGTTTGTCTATATCATGCCAGTCGGTGTGTCTGCCACGAGCCAGCAAGCGTACGATCCGCTCGGGACGACAACGCTGCTCCCAATACCCAGCAAGCGAACCGAGTCGATGCTGACCACACTGTACGGCGTGCTGGTGCCGCTACTACTGCCGCTCGGACTGTTGGGCTTTTCATTCACAGTGGGAGCGATTCAGGTGGCGGATAAAGCACTTCGCAAGGTACGCAAAACGAATCGCACCAGGCGGCGCAAActgctcgcctcgatcggGATCGATGAGAAAGTAGAAGCATCGAGTCGCACACTGATCGGGTTCTTCCATCCGTACTGCAACGCGGGCGGAGGCGGCGAACGTGTGCTGTACGAAGCGGTACAGCTGCACCTCTCTCTGGATGCGCAATGCGTCGTGGTTATCTACACGGGCGATTTGGATTCGGCCTCGAAAACCGAGATTCTCGAGAAAGCGTCTTCTCGATTCGGGATCACGCTGGATGCGGATCGGATCATCATGGTGGCGCTCACGCGGCGGTGGATGGTGCAAGACTCGACGTGGAAGAGGTTTACGCTGCTGGGCCAATCGTACGGCTCGGTATGGTTGGCGTTGGAAGCTCTGTCGTCACTGATCCCGGATGTGTACATCGACACGATGGGGTATGCATTCAGCTATCCGGTGGCTCGACTCTTGGCGCGTCGGATGCCAATCGGAGCGTACGTGCACTATCCGATCGTGTCGACAGACATGCTGCATCGCGTAGCATGTCGAGAGGCAGCACATACCAACGCCAGCGTTGCGCATTCGCGTGTGCGCACCATGCTCAAGCTGTACTACTACAGACTGTTGGCGCGCTTGTACAGTTGGGCGTTGAAGCGAGCCGATGTGATCGTCGCCAATGGCAGCTGGACCAGAGCACACCTGGAACAGCTTACCCGCCGCAAGGTGGAGCGTGTATTTCCGCCGTGCGATACCGAAGAAATGGCGCAGTTCGGCGTCGAGCGCACCTCGCGCACCGTGGTATCGCTCGCTCAGTTTCGGCCCGAGAAGGATCACGCAATGCAACTGCACATCCTCAAGAGCCTGCTCACCTCGCATCCGCACTGGTTCACTTCATCCCCCGCCGTCAAGTTGATCCTCATGGGCTCGTCTCGCAACGCAGACGACCAACAACGCATCGCCAACTTGCGAAGCTTATCCACTTCGCTCGGCTTAGATGCGCATGTCGAATTTGTCGTCAACGCCCCCTTCTCGCACATCCTACAAACACTCAGCACCGCCAGCATCGGCTTGAGCACCATGAAGGACGAACACTTTGGCATCAACGTGGTCGAATTCATGGCTAGCGCTCTCATCACACTCAGCCACAAAAGCGCTGGCCCTTGGTTGGATATCGCTTGTCCATCCAAGAACCACCAATTGCCCACCACACCTGTCACTCGCGCGCAGCCCGCAGTAGGATACCACGCAGAATCCGTCGACGAGTTCGCCGCTGTACTGGTCAACATCTTTGAAACGCAGCTTGTTGATCCGCAACAGCTGACGCACATGAGGTCCGCTGCTAGACTCAGGGCGCAGTCCGTATTCAGTAGACACGCCTTCATCCACGCTTGGCAACAATGTCTCTGGTCCAAACTGCAACTCAAGCTAGACTCGCAACAGCACCACAACATGAAACTCGAATGA
- a CDS encoding uncharacterized protein (related to YPT31 - GTP-binding protein of the rab family), translated as MAPIRIPSGSYTNSSAVSAGASTAPPSSGWDYILKFILIGDSSVGKSSLLVRLTDDRFLTDPDPTIGVEFGSHLIRLDNGETVKVQVWDTAGSESFRSITRSYYRGAAGALLVYDVTHRASFLNVKAWLDDVRAHAEEKVSVVLVGNMYDLVEDETPTREAEQEQEQEPHDVQSSVERKRTDRRRSKGSRRQVTYQEAAELAEREGLLFLEASAKTGYNVVEAFTRAAKDVHSKFSQDDNGAGSPDARGEAGSGARYDSATLGKRSRMRARAGGRTSGTVSLDQQTAQPQAKRNVSGLSFRSLTGGGGGANVGQHDAAADADADADADGADAVGQARAATSECCVIC; from the coding sequence ATGGCACCCATCCGCATTCCGTCCGGCAGCTACACGAATTCGAGCGCTGTATCTGCGGGCGCTTCCACGGCGCCTCCATCCTCCGGATGGGACTACATCCTCAAGTTCATCCTTATCGGTGACTCTTCGGTGGGAAAATCCTCGCTCTTAGTTCGATTGACCGACGACCGGTTTCTCACCGACCCAGATCCCACGATCGGAGTCGAGTTCGGCTCGCATCTGATAAGGCTCGACAATGGAGAAACGGTGAAAGTGCAAGTATGGGATACAGCCGGTTCCGAGTCGTTCCGGTCCATCACTCGATCGTACTACCGCGGTGCAGCTGGAGCATTGTTGGTATACGACGTAACACACCGAGCTAGTTTCCTGAACGTCAAAGCTTGGTTGGACGACGTTAGAGCGCATGCCGAGGAGAAGGTCAGTGTGGTTCTCGTCGGCAACATGTACGACCTggtcgaagacgagacACCGACTCGCGAggccgagcaagagcaagagcaagagccGCACGACGTGCAGTCGAGTGTTGAGAGAAAACGGACTGATCGGAGGCGAAGCAAAGGTAGCAGGAGGCAAGTGACGTATCAAgaagctgccgagctggcGGAAAGGGAAGGACTGTTGTTCTTGGAAGCGAGTGCGAAGACGGGTTACAACGTGGTAGAGGCATTTACGAGAGCGGCGAAAGATGTGCATTCCAAGTTTTCACAGGACGACAATGGAGCAGGATCACCAGACGCACGAGGCGAAGCGGGGTCGGGAGCCAGGTACGACAGTGCGACGCTTGGCAAAAGGAGCAGGATGAGAGCGAGGGCAGGAGGCAGGACGTCCGGAACGGTGAGTCTCGACCAGCAGACGGCGCAGCCGCAAGCCAAGAGAAACGTCAGTGGACTTTCTTTCAGGAGTCTCactggtggtggtggtggtgcaaATGTAGGACAGCACGACGCGGCCGCAgacgcagatgcagacgcagacgcagacgGCGCGGATGCAGTGGgtcaagcaagagcagcaacttCAGAATGCTGCGTTATTTGCTAG
- a CDS encoding chromatin-binding transcription regulator ADA2 (related to ADA2 - general transcriptional adaptor or co-activator) — translation MTVSHRKNKPAPKTEDGSTSAAAEPGVRYHCDACGADITLTVRIRCAGGCTDFDLCASCFCSGAQPGKHKAWHDYRVVEQHSYPIFCDDWGADEELLLIDGCQTYGLGNWADIADHIGNRTKDEVQEHYIKVYVEGRDGTQPGEQRADQAIQRYHHVAKPVFDPLFDDSGTGSRVACQLTTQEPPVVGPSMSFAPSISQDEFQRRKRRRVETLREAQASYSPPKSAKPLVSAPTNHSELVGFMPGRLEFEHEYEQEAEHLIKDIEFGRVYEFGGADMPSEWEALGSKATQGHARMEASGRGGPTSKKATQNAAEDDKEGNADEDADEHSAADAKEKDKDKDAEPEDKPFDWDEDPTDLHLKLTVIDMYNERLDRRLRRKHFMFERNLVDYRRNQAAERRRPKEEKELLSRTKHFAQMQTALDYEDFLNGLCYEEALRKAAAQLQHYRKMGILTLDDASAYEREKAERARRAAELAAGGLAVFPASGAAATPGPPSARPRIDAARARQRDTSTPTPMEETPTAQQATAASSASATTAANGKESKKDKDAKDKDGKVDKGKKGGNSDEPKTPRKPPQPLNLAKAPSLNLLTPAEAQLCSALRILPQPFLLIKSTLIAEFIARGGRLTRRECRTLVKIDVNKLGKVWDFFNEMGYFDAAREAGWTGGIGSPPRSKDKEVKKPGWLDSNMAMSASYSFAPTAANGVNGVHRGGTADPMNDSASAANSRGGLFGRAFGTSAAASNSGGLFDLAHSSSNVTSTQHQQALLNYNGRGAPLVSIPGTAANGVHASSSSTPSGGVSGDGGGGAASSSMATGRAASQSPSKAEKYRPTAAV, via the coding sequence ATGACGGTCAGCCATCGTAAAAACAAGCCTGCACCCAAAACAGAAGATGGCTCCActtcagctgctgccgaacCCGGCGTGCGCTACCATTGCGATGCGTGCGGTGCCGACATTACTCTGACTGTCCGCATACGATGCGCAGGCGGCTGCACCGACTTTGAcctttgtgcttcgtgcttctgCTCCGGCGCGCAACCGGGCAAGCACAAGGCGTGGCACGACTACCGAGTTGTAGAACAACATTCCTATCCCATCTTTTGCGACGACTGGGGAGCGGATGAGGAGCTGCTTCTCATCGATGGTTGCCAGACCTATGGACTCGGCAACTGGGCCGACATCGCAGATCACATTGGCAACCGCACCAAGGACGAGGTGCAGGAACACTACATCAAGGTGTACGTCGAGGGCCGTGATGGAACCCAACCTGGCGAGCAGCGTGCCGACCAAGCGATACAGCGCTACCACCACGTCGCAAAGCCTGTGTTCGATCCGCTTTTCGATGACTCAGGCACGGGCAGTCGAGTTGCGTGCCAGCTTACCACGCAAGAGCCGCCAGTCGTCGGGCCGTCCATGTCGTTTGCGCCGTCAATATCGCAAGACGAATTTCAACGCCGTAAGAGGCGGCGGGTCGAAACGTTGCGCGAGGCACAAGCGTCCTACTCGCCGCCCAAGTCGGCCAAGCCGCTTGTCAGTGCACCCACCAATCACAGCGAGCTGGTTGGCTTCATGCCTGGCCGTCTCGAGTTTGAGCACGAGTACGAGCAGGAAGCCGAGCATCTGATCAAGGACATCGAATTTGGCCGCGTCTACGAGTTTGGCGGCGCCGATATGCCGTCCGAATGGGAGGCGTTGGGTAGCAAGGCGACGCAAGGCCATGCTAGGATGGAAGCTAGCGGCCGCGGTGGACCCACCAGCAAAAAAGCGACTCAAAATGCAGCAGAAGACGACAAAGAGGGCAACGCCGATGAAGATGCCGATGAACATTCGGCAGCAGATGCCAAGGAAAAagacaaggacaaggatgccgagcCGGAAGACAAGCCATTCGACTGGGACGAGGATCCAACGGACCTTCACCTTAAGTTGACCGTCATTGACATGTATAacgagcgtctcgaccgACGTTTACGGCGCAAGCATTTCATGTTTGAACGCAACCTTGTCGACTATCGCCGCAatcaagcagcagagcgaCGGCGACCCAAGGAGGAAAAAGAGCTGCTTTCGAGGACCAAGCACTTTGCACAGATGCAGACCGCGCTCGACTACGAGGATTTCCTCAATGGGCTTTGCTACGAAGAGGCACTGCGCAAAGCAGCTGCCCAATTGCAACATTACCGCAAGATGGGAATCTTGACGTTGGACGACGCGAGCGCCTACGAACGCGAAAAAGCAGAACGAGCGCGTAGAGCAGCCGAACTTGCAGCTGGCGGACTAGCAGTCTTCCCAGCATCgggagctgctgcaacgcCCGGTCCGCCATCGGCTCGACCCCGGATCGACGCTGcccgagctcgacagcgcGATACAAGCACGCCGACGCCAATGGAAGAGACGCCGACAGCCCAACAggcaacagcagcatcaagcgCTTCCGCGACCACAGCAGCCAACGGCAAAGAAagcaagaaggacaaggacgccAAGGATAAGGACGGTAAAGTCGACAAGGGCAAAAAGGGCGGCAATAGCGACGAACCCAAGACGCCGCGAAAACCACCGCAGCCGCTCAATCTGGCCAAAGCGCCATCGCTCAACCTGCTCACGCCCGCCGAAGCACAACTGTGTTCGGCGCTTCGTATCCTACCTCAGCCCTTCCTGCTGATCAAGTCGACGCTGATCGCCGAATTCATTGCACGAGGCGGCAGACTCACACGACGCGAATGTCGTACGctggtcaagatcgacgtgAACAAACTGGGCAAAGTGTGGGATTTCTTCAACGAGATGGGCTACTTTGACGCCGCGCGAGAAGCTGGCTGGACTGGTGGCATCGGATCGCCGCCTCGTAGCAAGGATAAAGAGGTCAAGAAGCCTGGTTGGCTGGATAGCAACATGGCCATGTCTGCGAGCTACTCGTTCGCTCCTACTGCTGCCAACGGCGTGAATGGCGTCCACCGTGGCGGCACAGCAGATCCGATGAACGATTCTgcctcagcagcaaacagTCGAGGTGGACTGTTCGGAAGAGCTTTCGGGACCAGTGCAGCTGCCAGCAACAGCGGTGGATTATTCGATTTGGCCcactcgagcagcaacgtcaCTTCGacgcagcatcagcaagcGCTGTTGAATTACAACGGACGTGGAGCACCGCTTGTCTCGATCCCCGGTACTGCTGCCAATGGCGTCCatgcgagcagcagcagcaccccTTCTGGTGGTGTCAGTGGGGATGGCGGAGGAGGCGCcgcgtcgtcgagcatggcCACCGGCAGAGCAGCATCCCAGAGTCCTAGCAAAGCCGAAAAGTATCGGcccactgctgctgtctaG
- a CDS encoding putative DEAD box protein (RNA helicase) yields the protein MPKASASSAKMTASTSNVSSSNSKLKKSKASSPSASPEVSTPSTSNSNDDQDGHVSEDMSDAEEGESQEHSASGSGISDHDDDDDPSADKDSPAADEEQDEKKVATIADDGKKVEFSDLGVIPQIVEACTNMGFKHPTPIQVKAIPEALQARDVIGLAQTGSGKTAAFTIPILQALWDNPKPFFACVLAPTRELAYQISQQVEALGSTIGVRSATIVGGMDMMSQSIALSKRPHVIVATPGRLQDHLENTKGFSLRGLQYLVMDEADRLLDMDFGPIIDKLLQSIPRERRTMLFSATMTTKVAKLQRASLKNPVRVEVDTKYTTVSTLKQHYMFMPFAHKDTYLVHLANEQAGHSIIVFTRTVHDSQRLSILLRLLGFPAIPLHGQLSQQARLGALNKFKTGGRSILVATDVASRGLDIPAVDLVVNYDIPTNSKDYIHRVGRTARAGRSGRSVTLVTQYDVELLQRIEAVIGLKMTEFPGGNDKEAVMLLSERVAEAHRAAVRELKDKGVGSAGGSGKRKRKMDGKYGDDMDRDDDQVQAGLPVSGNGRHQNQNRKKGRR from the coding sequence ATGCCAAAAGCATCAGCCTCATCGGCAAAAATGACGGCTTCCACCTCTAATGTTTCGTCATCAAATTCTAAGCTTAAGAAGAGCAAAGCATCGTCGCCTTCCGCATCTCCGGAGGTATCAACACCAAGCACTAGCAACAGCAATGACGACCAAGATGGACATGTCAGTGAGGACATgagcgatgccgaggaagGCGAAAGTCAAGAGCATAGTGCCAGTGGAAGCGGGATCAGTGATcatgacgatgacgacgacccTTCTGCCGACAAGGActcaccagcagcagacgagGAACAGGACGAGAAAAAGGTAGCTACCATtgccgatgatggcaaGAAGGTTGAGTTCTCTGATCTTGGCGTTATTCCGCAAATCGTCGAAGCGTGCACCAACATGGGCTTCAAGCATCCCACTCCCATCCAGGTCAAGGCGATCCCTGAAGCGCTCCAAGCACGCGACGTTATCGGTCTCGCCCAAACTGGTTCCGGAAAGACCGCCGCCTTCACGATCCCCATCCTTCAAGCATTGTGGGACAATCCCAAGCCTTTCTTCGCATGCGTGCTGGCACCTACGCGTGAGCTGGCTTACCAGATATCGCAGCAGGTCGAAGCGCTCGGCTCGACGATTGGCGTACGTTCCGCCACCATCGTGGGTGGTATGGATATGATGTCGCAGTCAATCGCGCTCTCCAAGCGTCCACATGTGATCGTTGCCACTCCTGGTCGTCTGCAAGATCATTTGGAAAACACAAAGGGTTTTAGCTTGCGTGGATTGCAGTACCTCGTCATGGACGAAGCTGATCGATTGCTCGACATGGACTTCGGACCCATCATCGATAAGCTGCTTCAGTCCATCCCACGCGAGAGGAGGACCATGCTGTTCAGCGCTACCATGACCACCAAAGTCGCCAAATTGCAGCGTGCTTCGCTCAAGAATCCTGTGCGCGTCGAAGTCGACACCAAATACACCACCGTATccacgctcaagcagcactACATGTTCATGCCGTTTGCCCACAAAGACACGTACCTGGTGCACCTTGCCAACGAACAAGCAGGACACTCGATCATCGTCTTCACACGTACCgtgcacgattcacagcGACTCTCGATCCTGTTGCGTCTACTCGGGTTTCCTGCTATCCCGCTTCATGGTCAGCTAAGCCAGCAGGCGCGTCTCGGTGCGCTCAACAAGTTCAAGACTGGCGGTCGATCGATTCTCGTCGCAACCGACGTGGCTTCTCGAGGTCTCGATATTCCTGCGGTCGACTTGGTCGTCAACTACGACATCCCCACCAACTCGAAAGACTACATCCATCGTGTCGGTCGTACAGCGCGTGCCGGTCGATCAGGTCGTTCAGTCACCTTGGTGACTCAGTAcgacgttgagctgcttcaACGCATCGAGGCTGTCATCGGACTCAAGATGACAGAGTTCCCCGGAGGAAACGACAAAGAAGCCGTGATGCTACTGAGCGAACGTGTCGCCGAAGCACATCGTGCAGCGGTGAGAGAGTTGAAGGACAAGGGCGTAGGAAGTGCAGGTGGCTCGGGCAAGCGAAAGAGAAAGATGGATGGCAAGTACGGTGACGACATGGACCGAGACGACGATCAGGTTCAAGCTGGGTTGCCCGTCTCTGGAAATGGACGACATCAGAACCAGAACAGGAAGAAGGGTCGTCGCTGA